A stretch of the Rosa rugosa chromosome 5, drRosRugo1.1, whole genome shotgun sequence genome encodes the following:
- the LOC133707895 gene encoding ABC transporter G family member 33-like: MIVSSSFPSLTCEVRFAHANIMLEVSRREKEAGIVPDPDIDMYMKAISVEGQKKNLQTHCFEVNARCDTSQHQMRHISTPDEPTEGI; the protein is encoded by the exons ATGATT gttagTTCTTCATTTCCATCATTGACATGTGAAGTCAGATTTGCTCATGCAAATATAATGCTAGAGGTTAGCAGGAGAGAAAAGGAAGCAGGAATTGTTCCTGATCCAGATATTGACATGTACATGAAG GCAATCTCAGTTGAAGGACAAAAGAAAAACCTCCAAACTCACTGTTTTGAAG TGAACGCTAGATGTGACACGTCTCAACACCAGATGAGGCACATCTCAACACCAGATGAACCAACTGAGGGAATTTAA